In Thermus filiformis, one DNA window encodes the following:
- a CDS encoding 2-oxoacid:ferredoxin oxidoreductase subunit beta, giving the protein MLELKLADYKAEKQPDWCPGCGDYGILSALQMALFELKKDPSQTVVFSGIGCSAKTPHYLNAYGVHTLHGRVLPVAQGTKLANPHLTVVAVGGDGDGLGIGAGHFVAAGRRNVDLLYILYDNEVYGLTKGQAGPTLGLGEKTKSLPKPNPQSRINPLLLAFSAGYTFIARGYAYDVKGLKELIKAGILHRGLAFLHVLQPCPTYNDLHTKEWFAPRIYRLQEEGYDPRVPEGLPEEELNRKMALFQEKATEWGERIPVGVFWQAELPTFEERLKSYLPRYPEVYPALGQQEALDLEGLLREFAL; this is encoded by the coding sequence ATGCTGGAGCTGAAGCTTGCGGACTACAAGGCGGAGAAGCAGCCCGACTGGTGCCCGGGCTGCGGGGACTACGGGATCCTCTCCGCCTTGCAGATGGCCCTCTTTGAGCTGAAGAAGGACCCCAGCCAGACGGTGGTCTTCTCGGGGATCGGCTGCTCGGCCAAGACCCCCCACTACCTGAACGCCTACGGGGTCCACACCCTCCACGGCCGGGTCCTGCCCGTGGCCCAGGGGACCAAGCTGGCCAACCCCCACCTCACCGTGGTGGCGGTGGGCGGGGACGGGGACGGGCTGGGCATCGGGGCCGGGCACTTCGTGGCCGCCGGCCGGAGGAACGTGGACCTCCTCTACATCCTGTACGACAACGAGGTCTACGGGCTCACCAAGGGCCAGGCCGGCCCCACCCTGGGCCTGGGGGAGAAGACCAAGAGCCTGCCCAAGCCCAACCCCCAAAGCCGCATCAACCCCCTCCTCCTGGCCTTCTCCGCTGGGTACACCTTCATCGCCCGGGGCTACGCCTACGACGTGAAGGGGCTGAAGGAGCTCATCAAGGCGGGCATCCTGCATAGGGGCCTGGCCTTCCTCCACGTCCTCCAGCCCTGCCCCACCTACAACGACCTCCACACCAAGGAGTGGTTCGCCCCCCGGATCTACCGCCTCCAGGAGGAGGGGTACGACCCCAGGGTCCCCGAGGGGCTTCCCGAGGAGGAGCTGAACCGCAAGATGGCCCTGTTCCAGGAGAAGGCCACGGAGTGGGGGGAGCGGATCCCCGTGGGGGTCTTCTGGCAGGCCGAGCTCCCCACCTTTGAGGAGCGGCTGAAGAGCTACCTGCCCCGCTACCCCGAGGTCTACCCCGCCTTGGGCCAGCAGGAGGCCCTGGACCTGGAGGGTCTCCTCCGGGAGTTCGCCCTCTAG
- a CDS encoding biotin--[acetyl-CoA-carboxylase] ligase: protein MPALLPLLTETFQSGEALARRLGVSRAAVHKEARRLQAEGYPVEVGRAGYRLAPGTPAPHLLPYPHPFHYLGRVDSTQDVLRALARAGAPEGSLVLAEVQQKGRGRRGRVWLSEPGKSLTFSLLLRPGLPLSGLGLLPLLAGVALAEAVGLGGLKWPNDLLSPDGRKMAGVLLEAEVQGEEVAFALLGVGVNVLSAPPGAAALAEWGLGNRREVLARFLERFFALYPLLLEPQALLERWRKRSLTLGRRVRVLTSRGPVEGLAEDVLPDGSLLVGGVRVGAGDVELVGGVR, encoded by the coding sequence GTGCCCGCCCTCCTTCCCCTCCTCACCGAGACCTTCCAGAGCGGGGAGGCCCTGGCCCGGCGGCTGGGGGTGAGCCGGGCCGCGGTCCACAAGGAGGCCCGGCGGCTCCAGGCCGAGGGGTATCCCGTGGAGGTGGGCCGCGCAGGGTACCGCCTGGCCCCCGGGACCCCCGCTCCCCACCTCCTCCCTTACCCCCATCCCTTCCACTACCTGGGCCGGGTGGACAGCACCCAGGACGTCCTGAGGGCCCTGGCCCGGGCCGGGGCCCCGGAGGGGAGCCTGGTCCTGGCGGAGGTCCAACAGAAGGGCCGGGGGCGGCGGGGCCGGGTCTGGCTCTCTGAGCCGGGGAAGAGCCTGACCTTCTCCCTCCTCCTGAGGCCGGGCCTGCCGCTTTCCGGCCTGGGCCTCCTCCCCCTCCTGGCGGGGGTGGCCCTGGCCGAGGCGGTGGGGCTGGGAGGGCTGAAGTGGCCCAACGACCTCCTGAGCCCGGACGGCCGGAAGATGGCCGGGGTCCTCCTCGAGGCCGAGGTCCAGGGGGAGGAGGTGGCCTTCGCCCTTTTGGGCGTGGGGGTGAACGTCCTTTCCGCCCCGCCCGGGGCCGCAGCCTTGGCGGAGTGGGGGCTTGGGAACCGGCGGGAGGTCCTCGCCCGCTTCCTGGAGCGCTTTTTCGCCCTCTACCCCCTTCTCCTCGAGCCCCAGGCCCTCCTGGAGCGCTGGCGAAAAAGGAGCCTCACCCTGGGCCGGAGAGTCCGGGTCCTGACCTCGAGGGGTCCGGTGGAGGGGCTAGCGGAGGACGTCCTCCCCGACGGGAGCCTCTTGGTGGGGGGGGTGCGGGTGGGGGCGGGCGACGTGGAACTGGTAGGAGGTGTGCGATGA
- a CDS encoding biotin transporter BioY — protein MNTQVLPYLPLVKVLWPRRSLGRDLALVLSGSLFVALLAQVSLPLPFTPVPITGQTLGVLLVGAALGSRLGFLALLAYLVEGGLGLPFFAGGTGGLAKILGPTGGYLLSYPLAAGLVGLLVERFGADRSFFKTLLAMLAGNLLIYALGVPWLGAFLAGVGKYPGLAGLLLMGMIPFLPGDLVKAVLAALLLPSAWRLIPPHSGGGPGK, from the coding sequence ATGAACACGCAGGTGCTGCCGTATCTTCCCTTGGTGAAAGTCCTCTGGCCTCGCCGCTCCCTAGGGCGGGACCTGGCCCTGGTCCTCTCGGGGAGCCTGTTCGTGGCCCTTTTGGCCCAGGTCTCCCTTCCCCTTCCCTTCACCCCGGTGCCCATCACTGGCCAGACCCTGGGGGTGCTCCTGGTGGGGGCGGCCCTGGGGAGCCGGCTGGGCTTTTTGGCCCTGCTGGCCTACCTGGTGGAGGGGGGGCTGGGCCTGCCCTTCTTCGCGGGGGGCACGGGTGGCCTGGCCAAGATCCTCGGCCCCACCGGGGGCTACCTACTGTCCTACCCCCTGGCGGCGGGGCTGGTGGGGCTTCTGGTGGAGCGGTTCGGGGCGGACCGGTCCTTCTTCAAGACGCTGCTCGCCATGCTGGCGGGCAACCTCCTCATCTACGCCCTGGGGGTGCCTTGGCTGGGGGCCTTCCTGGCCGGGGTGGGCAAGTACCCGGGCCTGGCGGGCCTCCTCCTCATGGGAATGATTCCCTTCCTGCCGGGCGACCTGGTGAAGGCGGTCCTGGCCGCCCTTCTGCTGCCCTCCGCCTGGAGGCTCATACCACCCCATTCTGGCGGGGGCCCCGGTAAATAG
- a CDS encoding carbon-nitrogen hydrolase family protein, with translation MRVGLAHLALTEPAETLKRALRLLEEARAEGVDLVLFPEYLFGRAPFPEGVRALAEAARALGVRAALGHLEAGQNRLSLLPGGPSYAKLHPYLDEPEVTPGQAPVLWEGFGLALCYDLDFPELFRSYALKGAEAFLVGAAWPGEYRDLMEVLARARAAENQAYLFLANRHDTGSPSLAVRPDGRVVLRLEAEGLGVAELDRGFLEAYRAQYPILSHRRAAY, from the coding sequence ATGAGGGTCGGTCTGGCCCACCTGGCCCTCACCGAGCCGGCCGAAACCCTCAAGAGGGCCCTCCGTCTCCTCGAGGAGGCCCGGGCGGAGGGGGTGGACCTGGTCCTCTTCCCCGAGTACCTCTTCGGCCGGGCCCCCTTTCCCGAGGGGGTCCGGGCCTTGGCGGAGGCGGCCCGGGCCCTGGGGGTGCGGGCGGCCTTGGGCCACCTCGAGGCGGGCCAGAACCGCCTGAGCCTCCTGCCCGGGGGGCCCAGCTACGCCAAGCTCCACCCCTACCTGGACGAGCCGGAGGTCACCCCCGGGCAGGCCCCCGTCCTCTGGGAGGGGTTCGGCCTGGCCCTGTGCTACGACCTGGACTTCCCCGAGCTCTTCCGGAGCTACGCCCTGAAGGGGGCGGAGGCCTTTCTGGTGGGCGCGGCCTGGCCCGGGGAGTACCGGGACCTGATGGAGGTCCTGGCCCGGGCCCGGGCGGCGGAGAACCAGGCCTACCTCTTCCTGGCCAACCGCCACGACACGGGAAGCCCCTCCCTGGCCGTCCGGCCCGACGGCCGGGTGGTGCTCCGCCTCGAGGCGGAGGGCCTGGGCGTGGCCGAGCTGGACCGGGGCTTCCTGGAGGCCTACCGGGCCCAGTACCCCATCCTCTCCCACCGCCGGGCCGCCTACTGA
- a CDS encoding NAD(P)-dependent oxidoreductase: protein METLAFLGLGAMGYPMAAHLAKHRPTLVWNRTFAKALRHQEEHGSRAVPLEEVAEAEVIFTCLPTTREVREVAEALYPHLRPGTYWVDATSGEPEASRALAERLGEKGVVYLDAPVSGGVAGAEKGTLTVMIGGPEEAVERVRPLLFYARKVVHVGPVGAGHAVKAVNNALLAVNLWAAGEGLLALVAQGVSAEKALEVINASSGRSNATENLIPERVLTRAFPKTFALGLLVKDLGIAMGVLEEEKAPAPLLRLTREVYEMAKRELGGDRDHVEALRLLERWAGREIQ from the coding sequence ATGGAAACCCTGGCCTTCCTCGGTCTCGGGGCCATGGGCTACCCCATGGCCGCCCACCTGGCCAAGCACCGGCCCACCCTGGTCTGGAACCGCACCTTCGCAAAGGCCCTGAGGCACCAGGAGGAGCACGGCTCCCGGGCGGTGCCCCTGGAGGAGGTGGCTGAGGCGGAGGTGATCTTCACCTGCCTGCCCACCACCCGCGAGGTCCGGGAGGTGGCGGAGGCCCTCTACCCCCACCTCAGGCCGGGCACCTACTGGGTGGACGCCACGAGCGGCGAGCCCGAGGCGAGCCGCGCCCTGGCGGAGCGGCTTGGGGAAAAGGGCGTGGTCTACCTGGACGCCCCGGTCTCGGGCGGGGTGGCGGGAGCGGAGAAGGGCACCCTCACGGTGATGATAGGGGGGCCGGAGGAGGCGGTGGAGCGGGTGCGCCCCCTCCTCTTCTACGCCCGGAAGGTGGTCCACGTGGGACCCGTGGGGGCGGGGCACGCGGTGAAGGCGGTGAACAACGCCCTTTTGGCGGTGAACCTCTGGGCGGCGGGGGAGGGGCTTCTGGCCCTGGTGGCCCAGGGGGTATCGGCCGAAAAGGCCCTGGAGGTGATCAACGCCTCCAGCGGCCGCTCCAACGCCACGGAGAACCTGATCCCCGAGCGGGTCCTCACCCGGGCCTTCCCCAAGACCTTCGCCCTGGGGCTTTTGGTGAAGGACCTGGGCATCGCCATGGGGGTCCTGGAGGAGGAGAAGGCCCCGGCCCCCCTCCTCCGCCTCACCCGGGAGGTGTACGAGATGGCCAAGCGGGAGCTGGGCGGCGACCGGGACCACGTGGAGGCCCTGAGGCTTCTGGAGCGCTGGGCGGGGCGGGAAATTCAGTAG
- a CDS encoding DUF3054 family protein, which translates to MRLFLFDLLALLLFAVVGLVSHHRPVDLGGIARNLLPVLLVWLLLSPFLGTYRRPSLHSLLFTWLLAFPAGLWLREMALGGGFGPGFFVFLGVAMGFSLLFLLLFRGLARLLKVW; encoded by the coding sequence GTGAGGCTCTTCCTCTTTGACCTTCTGGCCCTCCTTCTCTTTGCCGTGGTGGGCCTGGTCTCCCACCACCGGCCGGTGGACCTGGGGGGGATCGCGAGGAACCTTCTCCCCGTCCTCTTGGTCTGGCTCCTCCTCTCCCCCTTCCTCGGCACCTACCGGAGGCCCAGCCTCCACAGCCTCCTTTTCACCTGGCTTTTGGCCTTCCCCGCCGGGCTCTGGCTAAGGGAGATGGCCCTCGGGGGCGGGTTCGGACCGGGGTTCTTCGTCTTCTTGGGCGTGGCCATGGGCTTCAGCCTCCTCTTCCTCCTCCTCTTCCGGGGCCTGGCCCGGCTCCTCAAGGTCTGGTAA
- the lipA gene encoding lipoyl synthase, whose amino-acid sequence MKPQLKTVELVGPDGVIELKVVKNGLAQARPEPVDRNKPAWIKAPLPTGATYQRLKGLVRDLGLHTVCQEALCPNVGECWAHGTMTIMILGGICTRACKFCAVDTGNPRGYLDPEEPEKVAEAVAAMGVRYVVLTSVDRDDLPDGGAAHFAATIRAIKRRSPGVLVEALTPDFQGDLKAVETVLEAGLEVFAHNLETVRRLTPRVRDPRARYDQSLQVLAHAKRHRPDVLTKSSLMLGLGEREEEVLEAMRDLRAVGVDILTLGQYLRPTPAHLPVERYVTPEEFKKYEAWGYEMGFREVFSGPLVRSSYRADRVFLEAKAK is encoded by the coding sequence GTGAAGCCACAACTTAAAACGGTGGAGCTCGTGGGCCCGGACGGGGTCATTGAGCTCAAGGTGGTCAAGAACGGCCTGGCCCAGGCCCGGCCCGAGCCGGTGGACCGGAACAAGCCCGCCTGGATCAAGGCCCCCCTGCCCACCGGGGCCACCTACCAGCGGCTGAAGGGGCTGGTGCGGGACCTAGGCCTCCACACCGTCTGCCAGGAGGCCCTCTGCCCCAACGTGGGGGAGTGCTGGGCCCACGGGACGATGACCATCATGATCCTGGGGGGGATCTGCACCCGGGCCTGCAAGTTCTGCGCCGTGGACACCGGGAACCCCCGGGGGTACCTGGACCCGGAGGAGCCCGAGAAGGTGGCGGAGGCGGTGGCGGCCATGGGGGTCCGGTACGTGGTCCTCACCAGCGTGGACCGGGACGACCTTCCGGACGGCGGGGCGGCCCACTTCGCCGCCACCATCCGGGCCATCAAGCGCCGCTCCCCCGGGGTCTTGGTGGAGGCCCTCACCCCCGACTTCCAGGGGGACCTGAAGGCGGTGGAGACGGTCCTGGAGGCGGGCCTCGAGGTCTTCGCCCACAACCTGGAGACGGTGCGCCGCCTCACCCCCCGGGTGCGCGACCCCCGGGCGCGGTACGACCAGTCGCTCCAGGTCCTGGCCCACGCCAAGCGCCACCGCCCGGACGTCCTCACCAAGAGCAGCCTGATGCTGGGCCTGGGGGAAAGGGAGGAGGAGGTCCTCGAGGCCATGCGGGACCTCCGGGCCGTGGGGGTGGACATCCTCACCCTGGGACAGTACCTGAGGCCCACCCCCGCCCACCTGCCCGTGGAGCGGTACGTGACCCCGGAGGAGTTTAAGAAGTACGAGGCCTGGGGGTACGAGATGGGCTTCCGGGAGGTCTTCTCCGGCCCCCTGGTCCGCAGCTCCTACCGGGCCGACCGGGTCTTCCTGGAGGCCAAGGCGAAGTGA
- the lipB gene encoding lipoyl(octanoyl) transferase LipB, with protein sequence MLRGVAGFVVEDLGLLPYQEAWAYQKRVHKEVAEGLRPETLLLLEHPRVITLGRKATGENLLFPESWYRENGFELYWVERGGDVTYHGPGQLVGYPIFRVGRRVRDFLRRLEAAIVKVAASYGIEAHPSPGYAGVWVGEDKLSAIGVAVKEDVSFHGFALNVNTDLNDFSVIVPCGLKGKGVTSLERLLGHPVPMEEVKARVVAAFEEVFVREATT encoded by the coding sequence ATGCTAAGGGGCGTGGCGGGGTTCGTGGTGGAGGACCTGGGCCTTCTGCCCTACCAGGAGGCCTGGGCGTACCAGAAGCGGGTGCACAAGGAGGTGGCCGAGGGGCTCCGCCCCGAGACCCTCCTCCTCCTGGAGCACCCCCGGGTCATCACCCTGGGCCGGAAGGCCACGGGGGAGAACCTCCTCTTTCCCGAAAGCTGGTACCGGGAGAACGGGTTTGAGCTCTACTGGGTGGAGCGGGGTGGGGACGTGACCTACCACGGCCCCGGGCAGCTGGTGGGCTACCCCATCTTCCGGGTGGGGCGAAGGGTGCGGGACTTCCTGCGCCGCCTTGAGGCGGCCATCGTCAAGGTGGCCGCCTCCTACGGGATAGAGGCCCACCCCTCCCCCGGGTACGCGGGGGTCTGGGTGGGGGAGGACAAGCTCTCTGCCATCGGGGTGGCGGTAAAGGAGGACGTGAGCTTCCACGGCTTCGCCCTCAACGTCAACACCGACCTGAACGACTTTTCCGTCATCGTCCCCTGCGGGCTGAAGGGGAAGGGGGTGACCTCGCTGGAGAGGCTTTTGGGGCACCCGGTGCCCATGGAGGAGGTCAAGGCCCGGGTGGTGGCGGCCTTTGAGGAGGTGTTCGTTCGTGAAGCCACAACTTAA
- the rplI gene encoding 50S ribosomal protein L9 — protein MKATKVILLEPLENLGDVGQVVSVRPGYARNYLIPRGLAVLATESNLKALEAKIRAQAKRAAQRKEEALRLKEVLENLTLTLPVRAGETKIYGSVTTRDIAEALERQHGITIDAKRLQLEKPIKELGEYVLTYKPHPEVPIQLKVSVVAQG, from the coding sequence ATGAAGGCGACCAAGGTCATTCTTCTGGAGCCCCTGGAGAACCTGGGCGATGTGGGCCAGGTGGTGAGCGTCCGGCCCGGCTACGCCCGCAACTACCTCATCCCGAGGGGCCTGGCCGTTTTGGCCACGGAGAGCAACCTCAAGGCCCTGGAGGCCAAGATCCGCGCCCAGGCCAAGCGGGCCGCCCAGCGCAAGGAGGAGGCGCTCCGGCTCAAGGAGGTGCTGGAGAACCTCACCCTGACCCTGCCGGTCCGGGCCGGGGAGACCAAGATCTACGGCTCCGTGACCACCCGGGACATCGCCGAGGCCCTGGAGCGCCAGCACGGCATTACCATAGACGCCAAGCGCCTCCAGCTGGAGAAGCCCATCAAGGAGCTGGGGGAGTACGTCCTCACCTACAAGCCGCACCCCGAGGTGCCCATCCAGCTCAAGGTGAGCGTGGTGGCCCAGGGCTGA
- the rpsR gene encoding 30S ribosomal protein S18 has product MSKDKNQTKQKAARTAKAQTQRRSRKAKVKATVGEFDLLDYKNVEVLRKFLSETGKILPRRRTGLTAKEQRILARTIKRARVLGLLPFTEKLVRK; this is encoded by the coding sequence TTGAGCAAGGACAAGAACCAAACCAAGCAGAAGGCCGCGCGCACCGCGAAGGCGCAGACGCAGCGGCGCTCCCGCAAGGCCAAGGTCAAGGCCACGGTGGGAGAGTTTGACCTCCTGGACTACAAGAACGTGGAGGTCCTGAGGAAGTTCCTGTCCGAGACGGGGAAGATCCTTCCCCGCCGCCGGACGGGGCTCACGGCCAAGGAGCAGCGGATTCTGGCCCGGACCATCAAGCGGGCCCGGGTGCTGGGGCTTCTCCCCTTCACCGAGAAGCTGGTCCGGAAATAG
- the ssb gene encoding single-stranded DNA-binding protein: MARGLNRVYLIGTLTARPDMRYTPGGMAVLELNLAGNDLVQDETGTREIPWYHRVKLLGRQAEMWGDALEAGQPLFVEGRLEYRTWETEGQKRSAVEIRADFLDPLQGGARLETVEDARGQVRMRNALNQALLMGNLTRDVELRYTPQGTPVARMGLAVNERTRGQGGAEERTHFLEVQAWRDLAEWAAELRKGEPVLVIGRLVNDSWTSSTGERRYITRVEATRLERLTRGSGQAGGPRPQSASGAKAQTGGVDIEEGLEDFPPEEDLPF; encoded by the coding sequence ATGGCTAGAGGCTTGAACCGCGTTTACCTGATCGGGACCCTGACCGCCCGCCCGGACATGCGCTACACCCCGGGGGGGATGGCGGTCCTGGAGCTGAACCTGGCGGGAAACGACCTGGTCCAGGACGAGACCGGAACCCGGGAGATCCCCTGGTACCACCGGGTCAAGCTCCTGGGCCGTCAGGCCGAGATGTGGGGGGATGCCCTCGAGGCCGGCCAGCCCCTGTTCGTGGAGGGGCGGCTGGAGTACCGCACCTGGGAGACGGAGGGGCAGAAGCGAAGCGCGGTGGAGATCCGCGCCGACTTCCTGGACCCCCTCCAGGGGGGCGCCCGCCTGGAGACGGTGGAGGACGCCCGGGGGCAGGTCCGGATGAGGAACGCCCTCAACCAGGCCCTCCTGATGGGGAACCTGACCCGGGACGTGGAGCTCCGCTACACCCCCCAGGGCACCCCGGTGGCCCGCATGGGCCTGGCGGTGAACGAGAGGACGCGGGGACAGGGCGGCGCCGAGGAGAGGACCCACTTCCTCGAGGTTCAAGCCTGGCGGGACCTGGCGGAATGGGCCGCGGAGCTCAGGAAGGGCGAGCCCGTCTTGGTCATCGGTCGGTTGGTAAATGACTCCTGGACAAGCTCCACCGGGGAGCGCCGCTACATTACCCGCGTGGAGGCGACCCGGTTGGAGCGGCTCACCCGTGGGTCTGGACAGGCCGGCGGACCCAGACCCCAAAGCGCCTCAGGCGCGAAAGCCCAGACGGGTGGGGTGGACATCGAGGAAGGGCTGGAAGACTTCCCGCCGGAGGAGGATTTGCCGTTTTGA
- the rpsF gene encoding 30S ribosomal protein S6 encodes MRQYEVSVVLSPSLEQSQLALEKEIIARALERFGAQVVKTEEWGVRRLAYPIAKDTQGYFIFYTVNMPHDQVAALEKELRLRDNVRRVMIVRTPARELAS; translated from the coding sequence GTGCGGCAGTACGAGGTTAGCGTTGTGCTGAGCCCGAGCCTGGAGCAGAGCCAGCTCGCCCTGGAGAAGGAGATCATCGCCCGGGCGCTGGAGCGGTTCGGGGCCCAGGTGGTCAAGACCGAGGAGTGGGGGGTGCGCCGCCTGGCCTACCCCATCGCCAAGGACACCCAGGGGTACTTCATCTTCTACACGGTGAACATGCCCCATGACCAGGTGGCCGCCCTGGAGAAGGAGCTCCGGTTGCGGGACAACGTGCGCCGGGTGATGATCGTGCGCACCCCCGCCCGAGAGCTCGCTTCGTAG
- a CDS encoding YifB family Mg chelatase-like AAA ATPase, whose protein sequence is MLAQVRSYALFGLEAHPVTVEVDVSPGLPAYALVGLPDKAVEESRERVRAALKNAGFPYPQARVVVNLAPAELRKEGSQFDLPIAIGLLAAQGVVDLEGLKGLALAGELGLDGSLRPVPGGVNLALGALAEGRALVLPEGTAQEAALVQGVRVYAARSLAQVVAFLKGERRLEEARPEAGEESLEVLDLLDVKGQLKAKRALEIAAAGYHHLLMVGSPGSGKTMLARRLPFLMPPLSQEAALEVTRIHSAAGQPIRGLIRTPPFRSPHHTISYAGLIGGGAMPKPGEVSLAHRGVLFLDEFPEFGREVLEALRQPLEDGVVTVSRARASLTFPARFLLVAAMNPCPCGWYGDPERPCTCTPSARLRYQNRVSGPILDRFDLVVEVPRLTPQELAHAPEGEATAQVRERVLRARERMLARQGRPNGELVGQALREWVRLAPEAQELLRQAARRLLLSARGYDRLLRVARTVADLAGSERVEAVHVAEALSYRRSL, encoded by the coding sequence GTGCTCGCCCAGGTCAGAAGCTACGCCCTCTTCGGCCTCGAGGCCCACCCCGTCACCGTGGAGGTGGACGTGAGCCCGGGGCTTCCCGCTTACGCCCTCGTGGGCCTGCCGGACAAGGCGGTGGAGGAGAGCCGGGAGAGGGTGCGGGCCGCCCTCAAGAACGCGGGCTTTCCCTACCCCCAGGCCCGGGTGGTGGTGAACCTGGCCCCGGCGGAGCTCCGGAAGGAGGGGAGCCAGTTTGACCTACCCATCGCCATAGGCCTTTTGGCGGCCCAGGGGGTGGTGGACCTGGAGGGCCTGAAGGGGCTCGCCCTGGCGGGGGAGCTGGGCCTGGACGGCTCCCTCCGGCCCGTCCCCGGGGGGGTGAACCTGGCCCTGGGGGCCCTGGCCGAGGGGCGGGCTTTGGTCCTGCCGGAGGGGACGGCGCAGGAGGCGGCCCTGGTCCAGGGGGTGCGGGTCTACGCCGCCCGGAGCCTGGCCCAGGTGGTGGCCTTCCTCAAGGGGGAAAGGAGGCTGGAGGAGGCCCGGCCGGAGGCGGGGGAGGAGAGCCTCGAGGTCCTGGACCTCTTGGACGTGAAGGGCCAGCTCAAGGCCAAGCGGGCCCTGGAGATCGCCGCCGCGGGCTACCACCACCTCCTGATGGTGGGAAGCCCCGGCTCGGGCAAGACCATGCTGGCCAGGCGCCTCCCCTTCCTCATGCCCCCTTTGAGCCAGGAGGCGGCCTTGGAGGTGACCCGGATCCACTCCGCCGCGGGCCAGCCCATCCGGGGCCTGATCCGCACCCCGCCTTTTAGGAGTCCCCACCACACCATCTCCTACGCGGGTCTGATCGGGGGCGGGGCCATGCCCAAGCCGGGGGAGGTCTCCTTGGCCCACCGGGGGGTCCTCTTCCTGGACGAGTTTCCCGAGTTCGGCCGGGAGGTCCTGGAGGCCCTGCGCCAGCCCCTGGAGGACGGGGTGGTCACGGTGAGCCGGGCCCGGGCCAGCCTCACCTTCCCTGCCCGCTTCCTCCTGGTGGCGGCCATGAACCCCTGCCCCTGCGGCTGGTACGGGGACCCGGAGCGCCCCTGCACCTGTACCCCCTCGGCCCGGCTCCGCTACCAGAACCGCGTCTCCGGCCCCATCCTGGACCGGTTTGACCTGGTGGTGGAGGTGCCCCGCCTCACCCCCCAGGAGCTGGCCCACGCCCCCGAGGGGGAGGCCACGGCCCAGGTGCGCGAGAGGGTCCTCAGGGCCCGGGAGAGGATGCTCGCCCGCCAGGGGCGGCCCAACGGGGAGCTCGTGGGCCAGGCGCTGAGGGAGTGGGTCCGGCTTGCCCCCGAGGCCCAGGAGCTCCTACGGCAGGCGGCCCGGAGGCTCCTCCTTTCCGCCCGGGGGTACGACCGCCTCCTGCGGGTGGCCCGCACCGTGGCCGACCTGGCGGGGAGCGAGCGGGTGGAGGCCGTCCACGTGGCCGAGGCCCTCAGCTACCGGCGCTCGCTATGA
- the mgsA gene encoding methylglyoxal synthase, with protein MKALALIAHDRKKEEMVAFCQRHKDLLARFPLLATGTTGQRVEEATGLKVEKLLSGPLGGDQQMGARVAEGRILAVFFFRDPLTAQPHEPDVQALLRVCDVHNVPIATNPATALALLSFIASAGS; from the coding sequence ATGAAGGCCCTGGCCCTGATCGCCCACGACCGGAAGAAGGAGGAGATGGTGGCCTTCTGCCAGCGGCACAAGGACCTCCTCGCCCGCTTCCCCCTCCTGGCCACGGGGACCACGGGACAGCGCGTGGAGGAGGCCACGGGGCTCAAGGTGGAAAAGCTCCTCTCCGGACCCCTGGGCGGGGACCAGCAAATGGGGGCGCGGGTGGCGGAGGGGCGGATCCTGGCCGTCTTCTTCTTCCGCGACCCCCTGACCGCCCAGCCCCACGAGCCCGACGTCCAGGCCCTCCTCCGGGTCTGCGACGTCCACAACGTCCCCATCGCCACCAACCCCGCCACGGCCTTGGCCCTGCTCTCCTTCATAGCGAGCGCCGGTAGCTGA